The Pyrenophora tritici-repentis strain M4 chromosome 2, whole genome shotgun sequence genome window below encodes:
- a CDS encoding Atrophin-1 domain containing protein — translation MSNNTTALTPLSLEEVLHIYLLCFETAADTIPEEPVAYTVPYRHLSVPVPIWQLWTRKVVKDKGPPKNCKRIPKLPVRLQEALARKDLCGYFCWLLEREVNEKIAERFGGSALWVLFKPKINFLLAFRDCRNQPNIPLHSVLLIETPGKETMIMDGTLRQYLWAPSTWLQTMGEWEDRRVDKSNGGRGFQRNPSYCKKDVEQSARKNDKGYWKVVRERMTKLLKDMNWDELESLETGKRIELVREMAREKFAGVWEDACDPHQRHSNEHR, via the coding sequence ATGTCGAATAATACTACCGCCTTAACGCCTTTGTCTTTGGAGGAAGTGCTACACATTTACCTTCTCTGTTTCGAAACAGCCGCCGATACCATCCCTGAAGAACCTGTGGCATACACGGTGCCATACCGCCACCTTAGCGTCCCAGTCCCAATCTGGCAACTCTGGACGCGCAAGGTCGTGAAGGATAAAGGTCCGCCCAAAAACTGCAAGCGCATCCCTAAACTGCCTGTGAGGCTGCAAGAAGCACTCGCACGCAAAGATCTTTGCGGTTACTTTTGCTGGTTGCTTGAGCGAGAAGTCAACGAGAAGATTGCAGAGCGCTTTGGTGGCTCTGCGTTGTGGGTGTTATTCAAGCCGAAGATCAATTTTCTCCTGGCTTTTCGCGACTGCCGGAACCAGCCTAATATCCCTTTGCACTCCGTGCTGCTCATCGAAACACCAGGCAAGGAAACGATGATAATGGATGGAACATTGAGGCAGTACCTATGGGCGCCCTCAACTTGGCTGCAGACAATGGGGGAATGGGAGGATAGGCGGGTCGACAAGAGCAATGGGGGCCGGGGCTTTCAACGTAACCCATCCTACTGCAAAAAGGATGTGGAACAATCTGCGCGTAAAAACGACAAGGGATACTGGAAAGTTGTCCGTGAGAGAATGACCAAACTGCTGAAGGACATGAACTGGGACGAACTGGAGAGCTTGGAGACTGGAAAGCGCATTGAGCTTGTAAGGGAGATGGCACGGGAAAAGTTTGCGGGTGTATGGGAGGATGCCTGTGATCCTCATCAAAGGCACAGCAATGAACATAGATAG
- a CDS encoding ProP, Permease major facilitator superfamily, whose amino-acid sequence MAERLSQSMAASTASLGDEITRKSQEDGLDCSDVQPDLEKASNHAPIVAPQNDFFVEFKGLDDPDNPKSWTTERRWAITVSMGLMVFTVTFASSIFSVNIGVVQEKFNVELVTATLGVALFVLGFVFGPIAFGPMSEVLGRKPPLMFGFALFAIFQIPVALAQSITTVCIGRFLGGFFASAPLAVVGGALADLWDPIPRSYAICIFAAGGFAGPVAGPIAGGFITQSHLGWRWTSWITLIMAGLFGIIGFFIIPETSAARILQLRAAKLRKDTGNSAYHAAADENKLTLDKVVNVYLLRPFIMFLQEPILALFTAYMSFLYGIVYLLFEAFPVSFYEQRGWSLGVSQLPFGAFIVGIILGAACIAYSSATNFTRAYHKHGKVIPEERLPPMIIGAIALPVGLFWFAWTSNPNITWVPQVLSVALLGFGCMVPFWQGMSYLIDCYGFYSNSAIAVNTFIRSFAGAFFPLFTHAMYHKLGVPWASSLLAFICIAFLPVPVLFYIYGARIRTKSKWAPTA is encoded by the exons ATGGCAGAACGTCTCTCACAATCCATGGCGGCATCGACGGCATCGCTAGGAGACGAGATCACGAGAAAGAGCCAGGAAGATGGACTCGACTGTAGCGACGTTCAGCCAGACCTTGAGAAAGCGAGCAACCATGCGCCTATCGTAGCACCGCAGAACGACTTCTTCGTGGAGTTCAAAGGCCTGGACGACCCTGACAACCCTAAAAGCTGGACGACCGAGCGACGGTGGGCAATTACAGTCTCGATGGGCCTCATGGTCTTCACAGTCACGTTTGCTAGCTCCATCTTCAGCGTAAACATTGGCGTAGTGCAGGAAAAGTTCAATGTCGAGCTGGTCACAGCTACGCTTGGTGTAGCATTGTTCGTATTG GGTTTTGTATTTGGACCAATTGCTTTTGGACCCATGTCAGAAGTCCTAGGTCGTAAGCCACCACTGATGTTCGGCTTCGCACTCTTCGCCATCTTCCAAATACCTGTCGCGCTCGCACAAAGCATCACCACCGTCTGCATCGGCCGCTTTCTGGGTGGCTTCTTCGCTTCTGCGCCCCTCGCCGTCGTTGGCGGAGCCCTTGCCGACTTATGGGATCCTATCCCTCGATCCTACGCCATCTGTATCTTCGCTGCTGGTGGCTTTGCTGGACCGGTAGCTGGACCCATTGCTGGCGGGTTCATTACTCAATCCCATCTTGGTTGGAGGTGGACATCCTGGATTACACTGATCATGGCTGGTCTATTCGGTATCATTGGCTTCTTTATTATCCCAGAGACGTCCGCAGCCAGGATACTGCAGTTGAGGGCTGCGAAGCTGCGCAAGGACACAGGAAACAGCGCATACCACGCTGCAGCTGATGAGAATAAGTTGACACTTGACAAAGTGGTAAACGTCTATCTGTTGAGACCGTTTATCATGTTTCTACAAGAGCCAATTCTAGCGCTCTTTACAGCATACATGAGTTTTCTATACGGTATTGTCTACTTGCTATTCGAAGCC TTTCCAGTCTCCTTCTACGAACAGCGCGGCTGGTCTCTCGGCGTTTCTCAGCTTCCCTTTGGAGCCTTTATTGTCGGAATTATCTTAGGAGCCGCCTGTATCGCATACAGCTCTGCGACAAACTTCACACGCGCCTACCATAAGCACGGCAAGGTCATCCCTGAGGAGCGTCTCCCACCCATGATAATAGGCGCCATCGCATTGCCTGTCGGCCTCTTTTGGTTTGCATGGACGAGCAATCCAAACATCACCTGGGTGCCACAAGTTCTCTCGGTTGCCCTTCTTGGCTTTGGCTGCATGGTTCCGTTCTGGCAGGGCATGAGCTATCTTATCGACTGTTATGGGTTCTACTCAAACAGTGCGATTGCAGTCAATACTTTCATTCGGTCGTTTGCCGGAGCCTTCTTCCCCTTGTTTACTCATGCCATGTACCATAAACTTGGCGTGCCGTGGGCCTCGAGTCTTCTGGCGTTTATCTGCATTGCCTTCCTTCCAGTCCCAGTTCTTTTCTACATCTATGGCGCGAGAATAAGGACAAAGAGCAAGTGGGCACCAACAGCATGA